In Candidatus Neptunochlamydia vexilliferae, the following are encoded in one genomic region:
- the rpsT gene encoding 30S ribosomal protein S20: MAEEKPKHGKKCPTALKRVKQSKESGARNSSFKSRVRTAIRAFESALGAKDKEKMETALNSVYSLMDKGTKRGIYKKNKAARTKTRIALLQKTA, from the coding sequence ATGGCAGAAGAAAAACCAAAGCACGGCAAGAAATGTCCTACAGCACTAAAACGTGTGAAGCAGAGTAAAGAAAGTGGCGCACGTAATAGTTCTTTTAAATCCCGTGTGAGAACAGCTATCCGCGCTTTCGAAAGTGCACTCGGCGCAAAAGACAAAGAGAAAATGGAGACCGCTCTTAACTCTGTTTATAGCCTCATGGACAAAGGGACAAAAAGAGGAATTTATAAAAAGAACAAAGCGGCTCGTACAAAAACACGGAT